A region of Maniola jurtina chromosome 7, ilManJurt1.1, whole genome shotgun sequence DNA encodes the following proteins:
- the LOC123866936 gene encoding formylglycine-generating enzyme, which translates to MLLKGFLLSLLYIKSIHNLKSGCGCTSNREKSEYFGTETQINNAIQNEHCPIENQYVDSIDINSKKHSEMIHIPAGAYQFGTDDVVIEDDKEGPKKLVKLKSFYLDKYEVSNRDFSIFTESTDYKTEAETFGDSFVFTLFLNGTFKEKLKDFRVMQAPWWYKVDGSNWRHPYGPDSNISDLMDHPVIHVSWNDAIAYCKWRDARLPTEAEWEAACRGGNHNFTYPWGDKLYPNKKHMSNIWQGTFPNHNSMKDGYIGTNPVHLFPQNDFGLYNMAGNVWEWTQDSWSDVNIKEKVKKGGSYLCHRSYCYRYRCSARSHNTDDSSAGNLGFRCARTA; encoded by the exons atgttgttGAAAGGctttttattaagtttattatACATCAAATCAATTCACAACTTAAAAAGTGGATGTGGTTGTACAAGCAATCGAGAGAAATCGGAATATTTTGGCACAGAGACTCAAATAAATAATGCAATACAAAATGAGCATTGCCCCATTGAAAATCAATATGTTGATTCCATTGATATCAATTCTAAGAAACACTCTGAAATGATACATATACCTGCAGGTGCATACCAATTTGGTACCGATGATGTAGTAATTGAAGACGATAAAGAAGGtccaaaaaaattagtaaaactaaaaagttTTTACTTAGATAAATACGAAGTTTCTAACAGggattttagtatttttactgAATCTACTGACTATAAGACTGAAGCCGAGACATTTGGTGATAGTTTTGTGTTCACACTTTTCCTCAATGGCACATTTAAGGAAAAGCTTAAAGATTTTCGTGTGATGCAGGCGCCTTGGTGGTACAAAGTGGATGGCAGTAACTGGAGACATCCTTATGGACCTGATTCTAATATATCAG ACTTGATGGACCACCCAGTAATACATGTGTCTTGGAATGATGCTATTGCTTACTGCAAATGGAGAGATGCACGGTTACCTACAGAAGCAGAATGGGAGGCTGCATGCAGAGGAGGGAACCATAATTTTACATACCCATGGGGTGATAAATTGTACCCTAACAAAAAGCATAT gTCAAACATATGGCAAGGTACATTTCCAAATCACAATTCAATGAAGGACGGCTACATTGGCACTAATCCAGTGCACCTGTTCCCTCAAAATGATTTTGGCCTCTACAATATGGCTGGCAACGTATGGGAGTGGACACAAGATTCCTGGTCTGATGTCAAT atcaaagaaaaagtgaagaAGGGTGGATCATACCTGTGTCACCGTTCATACTGCTACCGGTACCGATGCTCGGCTAGATCACACAACACAGATGATAGTTCTGCTGGTAATTTAGGTTTCCGTTGTGCTAGAACTGCCTGA
- the LOC123866937 gene encoding elongation of very long chain fatty acids protein AAEL008004 isoform X1, protein MALILQYINDMHLFMDKYGDPRTNPWFLMSSPFPTLMICLSYIYLVKVFGPRFMESRKPYELKNLLVLYNFLQVVFSAWLFYEIGAAGWFTGRYSFQCQPVDHSKSPQTMRMVHACWWYYFSKFTEFFDTIFFVLRKKFDHVSTLHVIHHGVMPMSVWFGVKFTPGGHSTFFGLLNTFVHIIMYSYYMLAAMGPHMRPYLWWKKYLTTLQMVQFVGIMVHAFQLLFIECDYPRAFVWWIGMHAVMFFFLFKDFYNQSYSRPKARAISPQPITTEIDDLKMAYKNGAVKNGFSNGHANGLVRARTVLPAGN, encoded by the exons ATGGCACTTATTCTTCAATATATAAATGATATGCACTTATTTATGGACAAATATGGAG ATCCTCGGACGAATCCATGGTTCCTGATGAGTTCACCATTTCCTACACTTATGATATGTCTAAGTTATATTTATCTAGTCAAg gTTTTTGGTCCCCGTTTTATGGAATCAAGAAAAccttatgaattaaaaaatttattagtattatacaACTTTTTGCAAGTAGTGTTCAGTGCATGGCTGTTTTATGAG ATCGGGGCCGCGGGCTGGTTCACAGGCAGGTATAGCTTTCAGTGTCAACCGGTCGACCACTCGAAAAGTCCACAAACAATGAGG ATGGTACATGCCTGTTGGTGGTATTACTTCTCAAAGTTTACGGAATTCTTTGACACA ATCTTCTTCGTGCTACGTAAGAAGTTCGACCACGTGTCGACGCTGCACGTGATCCACCACGGCGTGATGCCCATGTCGGTGTGGTTCGGCGTCAAGTTCACGCCGGGCGGCCACTCCACGTTCTTCGGGCTGCTCAACACGTTCGTGCACATCATCATGTACAGCTACTACATGCTGGCCGCCATGGGCCCGCACATGCGCCCCTACCTCTGGTGGAAGAAGTACCTCACCACCTTGCAAATG GTGCAGTTTGTGGGCATCATGGTGCACGCGTTCCAGCTGCTGTTCATCGAGTGTGATTACCCGCGTGCCTTCGTGTGGTGGATCGGCATGCACGCCGTCATGTTCTTCTTCCTCTTCAAGGACTTCTACAACCAGTCCTACTCCCGACCCAAG gCTCGCGCGATATCGCCGCAGCCCATAACGACGGAGATCGACGATTTGAAAATGGCGTACAAGAACGGAGCAGTGAAGAACGGTTTCAGTAACGGGCACGCGAACGGCCTCGTGCGGGCTCGGACCGTGCTGCCGGCCGGCAACTGA
- the LOC123866937 gene encoding elongation of very long chain fatty acids protein AAEL008004 isoform X2, with protein MALILQYINDMHLFMDKYGDPRTNPWFLMSSPFPTLMICLSYIYLVKVFGPRFMESRKPYELKNLLVLYNFLQVVFSAWLFYESLNGGWLTHYSLRCQPVDYSDSPTATRMVHACWWYYFSKFTEFFDTIFFVLRKKFDHVSTLHVIHHGVMPMSVWFGVKFTPGGHSTFFGLLNTFVHIIMYSYYMLAAMGPHMRPYLWWKKYLTTLQMVQFVGIMVHAFQLLFIECDYPRAFVWWIGMHAVMFFFLFKDFYNQSYSRPKARAISPQPITTEIDDLKMAYKNGAVKNGFSNGHANGLVRARTVLPAGN; from the exons ATGGCACTTATTCTTCAATATATAAATGATATGCACTTATTTATGGACAAATATGGAG ATCCTCGGACGAATCCATGGTTCCTGATGAGTTCACCATTTCCTACACTTATGATATGTCTAAGTTATATTTATCTAGTCAAg gTTTTTGGTCCCCGTTTTATGGAATCAAGAAAAccttatgaattaaaaaatttattagtattatacaACTTTTTGCAAGTAGTGTTCAGTGCATGGCTGTTTTATGAG AGCTTAAATGGCGGCTGGCTGACTCATTACAGTTTACGATGCCAACCCGTGGATTACTCTGACAGTCCTACTGCTACTAGA ATGGTACATGCCTGTTGGTGGTATTACTTCTCAAAGTTTACGGAATTCTTTGACACA ATCTTCTTCGTGCTACGTAAGAAGTTCGACCACGTGTCGACGCTGCACGTGATCCACCACGGCGTGATGCCCATGTCGGTGTGGTTCGGCGTCAAGTTCACGCCGGGCGGCCACTCCACGTTCTTCGGGCTGCTCAACACGTTCGTGCACATCATCATGTACAGCTACTACATGCTGGCCGCCATGGGCCCGCACATGCGCCCCTACCTCTGGTGGAAGAAGTACCTCACCACCTTGCAAATG GTGCAGTTTGTGGGCATCATGGTGCACGCGTTCCAGCTGCTGTTCATCGAGTGTGATTACCCGCGTGCCTTCGTGTGGTGGATCGGCATGCACGCCGTCATGTTCTTCTTCCTCTTCAAGGACTTCTACAACCAGTCCTACTCCCGACCCAAG gCTCGCGCGATATCGCCGCAGCCCATAACGACGGAGATCGACGATTTGAAAATGGCGTACAAGAACGGAGCAGTGAAGAACGGTTTCAGTAACGGGCACGCGAACGGCCTCGTGCGGGCTCGGACCGTGCTGCCGGCCGGCAACTGA
- the LOC123866942 gene encoding LOW QUALITY PROTEIN: uncharacterized protein LOC123866942 (The sequence of the model RefSeq protein was modified relative to this genomic sequence to represent the inferred CDS: substituted 1 base at 1 genomic stop codon) codes for MDSDGEKEQLLIGPSKPSVRCDIVNECQMFLKSEEGGGDAHTMNQNIAPEKSGRSNFITPTSYETKEPLSNDAAAENTEFESDGSTKQSLAEAVSEAGLQSSDNSLPSTVTILDAPDGGKVYLVGTAHFSLESQEDVSKVIQQVCPHVVMVELCEQRTNILLLDEEVILREAKNINISKIKATMAQNGVFNGLMYILLLNMSAHITRELGMAPGGEFRRAMAEAKKIRNCIVQLGDRAIDITLHRAIASLSWGQTIRFIWHLLTSNQNISLEEVERCKQKKMLEDMLEEMAEEFPALKRVFVVERDMYLCHSLQIAALQARREPCRIVGVVGIGHVAGIVEHWGKIESQDIAPLLKVPPPSLSTRVIRVSVRAACAGALLFAVYKMIPRRWLPXSRPLISATQVSVICQQTGGLAKLDLPSSATVLQNNTNGTVVLLGTVHFSKQSVEDVSKIVKQINPNAILIELCRQRVSLLELDDKKFLEDAKNLDVKKIKHAVKGQGLVSGMLHAMLLKTYADIAKELGVAPGGEFRRAYQEMKKIPGCKLFLGDRPIQITIARAFQSLTVLELGQVLFHLTKSNPTPLNKKQLEKYKNKDYVQAQFEEITREVPAFKKIFHVFVDERDKCLAFSLQECVRAVQDPRVLAVVGMGHVDGIVKYYGKMKQEDIVPLLLVPPRPFYSVLIGKGMKYTFYFLIFSFFTDLYLAS; via the exons ATGGATTCTGATGGAGAAAAGGAACAATTACTCATTGGTCCCTCTAAGCCCAGTGTACGATGTGATATTGTGAATGAGTGTCAAATGTTTCTGAAATCTGAAGAGGGAGGCGGTGATGCACATACAATGAACCAGAATATTGCACCTGAGAAAAGTg GTCGGTCTAATTTCATTACTCCTACATCATATGAAACTAAAGAGCCACTATCCAATGACGCTGCAGCAGAAAATACAGAATTTGAGTCTGATG GAAGTACAAAGCAGTCTTTAGCAGAGGCTGTCAGTGAGGCAGGCCTCCAATCTTCAGACAACAGCTTGCCAAGCACAGTGACTATCCTCGATGCACCGGACGGGGGCAAAGTGTATTTGGTTGGCACTGCTCATTTCAGTTTAGAATCACAGGAAGATGTATCTAAG GTGATACAACAAGTATGTCCTCATGTTGTAATGGTAGAGTTGTGTGAACAAAGGactaacattttattattagatgaGGAGGTCATATTGAGAGAGGccaaaaatatcaatatttcaaaaataaa GGCGACGATGGCTCAGAACGGCGTGTTCAACGGCCTGATGTACATCCTGCTGCTCAACATGTCGGCCCACATCACGCGCGAGCTCGGCATGGCGCCCGGCGGTGAATTCCGCCGCGCTATGGCAGAG GCTAAGAAGATCCGCAACTGCATCGTGCAGCTGGGAGACCGCGCCATAGACATCACGCTGCACAGAGCTATCGCGTCCCTCTCGTGGGGACAAACCATACGCTTTATCTGGCATTTGCTCACCTCCAATCAGAATATTAG CCTAGAGGAAGTGGAGAGATGCAAGCAGAAGAAGATGCTGGAGGACATGTTGGAGGAGATGGCGGAAGAGTTCCCCGCGCTCAAGCGCGTGTTCGTGGTGGAGCGAGACATGTATTTGTGCCACTCACTGCAGATCGCTGCCCTGCAAGCAC GCCGAGAGCCGTGTAGAATAGTGGGCGTCGTCGGCATCGGCCACGTCGCAGGCATTGTAGAACACTGGGGCAAAATAGAATCCCAAGATATCGCCCCATTGCTCAA AGTTCCTCCGCCGTCGCTGTCGACGCGCGTCATCCGCGTGTCGGTGCGCGCGGCTTGCGCGGGCGCATTACTGTTCGCGGTGTACAAGATGATCCCGCGCCGCTGGCTACCCTGATCCCGTCCTCTCATAAGCGCCACGCAGGTGAGTGTCATCTGCCAACAGA CCGGTGGGCTCGCTAAACTTGACCTACCGTCCTCAGCAACtgtgttacaaaataatacaaatggAACAGTTGTTCTTCTCGGTACTGTACACTTCAGTAAACAATCCGTGGAGGATGTCAGTAAG ATAGTCAAACAAATAAATCCTAATGCAATTTTGATTGAGTTATGTAGACAGAGAGTTTCACTCTTAGAGCTGGATGACAAAAAATTTTTAGAAGACGCTAAAAACTTAGATGTGAAGAAAATAAA GCATGCAGTAAAAGGACAGGGATTGGTTTCTGGAATGCTTCACGCAATGTTGCTAAAAACGTATGCGGATATAGCAAAAGAACTAGGCGTTGCACCAGGAGGAGAGTTTAGGAGAGCTTATCAAGAG ATGAAGAAAATACCTGGTTGCAAGTTATTTCTTGGAGACCGCCCTATTCAAATAACAATAGCAAGAGCTTTTCAATCTCTGACTGTACTAGAACTCGGTCAAGTCCTTTTTCACCTAACAAAATCAAATCCTACACCGTTAAA CAAAAAACAATTGGAGAAGTACAAAAATAAAGACTACGTCCAGGCTCAATTCGAAGAGATCACGAGAGAAGTGCCCGCCTTCAAGAAAATATTTCATGTATTTGTTGACGAGCGGGACAAATGCCTCGCGTTTTCTTTGCAAGAGTGTGTGCGTGCAG TTCAAGACCCCCGAGTGTTGGCCGTGGTCGGAATGGGTCACGTCGACGGCATTGTGAAATATTACGGCAAAATGAAGCAAGAGGATATTGTGCCATTGTTACT tgttCCGCCACGTCCGTTTTATTCAGTGCTAATCGGTAAAGGGATgaaatacacattttattttttgattttttctttttttacagACTTATATTTGGCTAGTTAA
- the LOC123866941 gene encoding protein stunted isoform X2: MSAWRQAGLNYINYSNIAAKILRKSLKADFRTEALRRDASHVRITPWANGRPAHEKD, translated from the exons ATGAGTGCCTGGAGGCAAGCCGGTCTTAA TTACATAAACTACTCCAACATTGCTGCTAAAATTTTGCGAAAATCATTAAAAGCTGACTTCCGAACAGAAGCGCTACGGCGAGATGCGTCCCACGTTCGTATCACTCCATGGGCTAATGGCAGGCCAGCAC
- the LOC123866937 gene encoding elongation of very long chain fatty acids protein AAEL008004 isoform X3, producing the protein MALILQYINDMHLFMDKYGDPRTNPWFLMSSPFPTLMICLSYIYLVKVFGPRFMESRKPYELKNLLVLYNFLQVVFSAWLFYEMVHACWWYYFSKFTEFFDTIFFVLRKKFDHVSTLHVIHHGVMPMSVWFGVKFTPGGHSTFFGLLNTFVHIIMYSYYMLAAMGPHMRPYLWWKKYLTTLQMVQFVGIMVHAFQLLFIECDYPRAFVWWIGMHAVMFFFLFKDFYNQSYSRPKARAISPQPITTEIDDLKMAYKNGAVKNGFSNGHANGLVRARTVLPAGN; encoded by the exons ATGGCACTTATTCTTCAATATATAAATGATATGCACTTATTTATGGACAAATATGGAG ATCCTCGGACGAATCCATGGTTCCTGATGAGTTCACCATTTCCTACACTTATGATATGTCTAAGTTATATTTATCTAGTCAAg gTTTTTGGTCCCCGTTTTATGGAATCAAGAAAAccttatgaattaaaaaatttattagtattatacaACTTTTTGCAAGTAGTGTTCAGTGCATGGCTGTTTTATGAG ATGGTACATGCCTGTTGGTGGTATTACTTCTCAAAGTTTACGGAATTCTTTGACACA ATCTTCTTCGTGCTACGTAAGAAGTTCGACCACGTGTCGACGCTGCACGTGATCCACCACGGCGTGATGCCCATGTCGGTGTGGTTCGGCGTCAAGTTCACGCCGGGCGGCCACTCCACGTTCTTCGGGCTGCTCAACACGTTCGTGCACATCATCATGTACAGCTACTACATGCTGGCCGCCATGGGCCCGCACATGCGCCCCTACCTCTGGTGGAAGAAGTACCTCACCACCTTGCAAATG GTGCAGTTTGTGGGCATCATGGTGCACGCGTTCCAGCTGCTGTTCATCGAGTGTGATTACCCGCGTGCCTTCGTGTGGTGGATCGGCATGCACGCCGTCATGTTCTTCTTCCTCTTCAAGGACTTCTACAACCAGTCCTACTCCCGACCCAAG gCTCGCGCGATATCGCCGCAGCCCATAACGACGGAGATCGACGATTTGAAAATGGCGTACAAGAACGGAGCAGTGAAGAACGGTTTCAGTAACGGGCACGCGAACGGCCTCGTGCGGGCTCGGACCGTGCTGCCGGCCGGCAACTGA